The Nostoc sp. 'Peltigera membranacea cyanobiont' N6 genome contains the following window.
CCTGCTAACACACCCGGAGCATTAGTTAAACCTCTGCAAATCTTTGCTCAACTAGGAATTAACCTCAGCCGGATTGAATCTCGTCCGACGAAGCGATCGCTAGGCGAATATTTGTTTTTCATGGATTTAGAAGCAGATGTCAATGAAGCAGAAATGCAATCTGCTTTAGCAGAATTAACTATCCACACAGAGATTTTAAAAATTCTTGGCGCTTACAATGTTTTGCCAATCGGTGCTTTTACCTGAAAAATTAGGAGTTATCAGTTAGGGAATATAAATTCTAAGTTGTCAACTTTGTATTTGTTGTTATTTCTTCCTAACTCCTCAACCCCTCACTCATCACTTTTCATTAAACGTATCTTTAAGAACAGAGCGAGCTGCCAAGTGATTACGAGTAGAAGTTAAAATTTCTGCTTCCCGCTCTAGACGAGTTGCAGTATCTTGCATTTCTAGCAATAACTGTTGTTCTGCGGCGACACCATAAAGATTACTAGCTACCCAATAAGATAGCTCTGTTGGTAACTCAGGCAAATCTTCTGGCAGTTCGATATTTTGTTCGGTTAATTTACCTGATAGACGTACAACATCTCGTAGTAGTTGTTCTACTTCAGAAGACAAAGGACGCAAATCTTTAGTCGGTGTTTGGTCTTCAATCCACTCAACTAAGCCAACACGATATGGCTTTTCACGAACATATTCTAATACACGAAATCTTTGCTGCCCTAAACTCAACATCTTGATCCGATCGTCTGGCAGCCGTTGGTGATGAACGATTTCCGCACAGCAGCCAGTGTTTGCAATTGTACCTTTGACTGGATCGAACATCAAAACACCGAATCTGCGATCGCTCTCCAAAAT
Protein-coding sequences here:
- a CDS encoding LON peptidase substrate-binding domain-containing protein codes for the protein MTSSSKIAVRELPLFPLPEVVLFPTRPLPLHIFEFRYRIMMNTILESDRRFGVLMFDPVKGTIANTGCCAEIVHHQRLPDDRIKMLSLGQQRFRVLEYVREKPYRVGLVEWIEDQTPTKDLRPLSSEVEQLLRDVVRLSGKLTEQNIELPEDLPELPTELSYWVASNLYGVAAEQQLLLEMQDTATRLEREAEILTSTRNHLAARSVLKDTFNEK